In one window of Cytophagaceae bacterium ABcell3 DNA:
- a CDS encoding nucleoside recognition domain-containing protein, whose amino-acid sequence MALNYIWVSFFVLGFLMAVVRVVGYYFREFFLQNWNIVFTTEDLNIFNTIIGSVFSSAQASVTLSIGLIGAMALWLGIMKIGEEGGAVNVLARLMGPFFHRLFPEVPKEHPANGSMLMNFSANLLGLDNAATPLGLKAMNQLQEINPDKEKASNAQIMFLVLNTSGLTLIPVSIMALRAAGGSVNPSDIFIPILITTFFSSITGLVAVSIIQKINLLDKVILAYLLGGIVLMGGIIYYFVNLPDEQVGPISSLLGNGIIFSIIIAFLLMGLRKKINLFNTFIDGAKDGFGIAIKIIPYLVAMLVAIGVFRASGAMDLLLAGIEGIFNGLNYVLAAVGFTWQINTDFIPGLPVALMKPLSGSGARGLFAETMETYGVDSFVGRLAATFQGSTETTFFVLAVYFGSVGIKRTRYALGAGLIADFAGIIAAIFVAYIFFR is encoded by the coding sequence ATGGCATTAAACTATATTTGGGTCTCATTCTTTGTTTTAGGCTTTTTAATGGCTGTTGTTCGGGTAGTGGGGTATTACTTCCGGGAGTTTTTTCTCCAAAACTGGAATATCGTTTTTACCACCGAAGACCTGAATATCTTTAACACCATTATTGGCAGTGTTTTCTCATCGGCACAAGCCAGTGTGACTTTGTCTATCGGGCTTATCGGCGCTATGGCTTTGTGGTTGGGAATCATGAAAATTGGAGAAGAGGGTGGCGCGGTCAATGTGTTAGCACGCCTGATGGGGCCGTTTTTTCACCGTTTGTTTCCTGAGGTTCCCAAGGAACACCCAGCCAATGGTTCTATGTTGATGAATTTTTCAGCCAATTTGTTGGGGTTGGACAATGCGGCGACGCCATTAGGGCTTAAGGCCATGAACCAGCTTCAGGAAATTAACCCAGACAAGGAAAAGGCTTCCAATGCCCAAATCATGTTTTTGGTACTTAATACCTCTGGGCTGACACTTATTCCGGTAAGCATCATGGCACTACGTGCGGCAGGGGGATCCGTCAACCCTTCGGATATTTTTATACCTATTCTGATTACTACTTTTTTCTCATCTATCACTGGTTTAGTTGCAGTTTCAATTATTCAGAAAATAAATCTTCTGGACAAAGTGATTTTGGCTTACCTTTTAGGTGGTATAGTGTTGATGGGCGGTATAATTTATTACTTTGTTAATCTTCCCGATGAGCAAGTAGGACCTATTAGTAGTCTATTGGGCAATGGTATTATCTTCTCAATTATCATTGCTTTTCTGTTGATGGGGCTGCGTAAAAAAATTAATTTATTTAATACTTTTATAGATGGCGCCAAAGATGGTTTTGGGATTGCTATAAAGATTATTCCTTACCTGGTAGCCATGCTAGTAGCTATTGGTGTTTTTAGGGCTTCAGGCGCTATGGACTTACTGCTGGCCGGAATAGAAGGAATTTTCAATGGATTGAATTATGTGCTAGCAGCAGTAGGCTTCACATGGCAAATCAATACCGACTTTATACCGGGGTTGCCTGTCGCACTGATGAAGCCGCTTTCAGGCAGTGGTGCTCGTGGGCTTTTTGCTGAAACAATGGAAACTTATGGTGTAGACTCTTTTGTTGGGAGATTGGCAGCAACTTTTCAGGGAAGTACAGAAACCACTTTTTTTGTACTAGCTGTTTATTTCGGTTCTGTTGGAATAAAAAGAACACGCTACGCATTAGGGGCTGGTCTTATCGCTGACTTTGCTGGAATTATAGCTGCCATATTTGTGGCTTATATCTTTTTTAGATAA
- a CDS encoding DNA-3-methyladenine glycosylase has product MKLSNDFYQRDDVLQVSQDLLGKQLLTCIDGKVTGGVIVETEAYKAPEDKASHAFGNKRTSRTETFYKAGGVSYVYMCYGIHFLFNIITNKVDVPHAVLVRAIEPIEGLDIMMERRKKKKLDYTLTAGPGALSQALGITKSHNNLSLQGDAIWIEDQGKVVDANDITARPRVGIAYAEEYALKPWRFSISGNKWVSKAK; this is encoded by the coding sequence ATGAAACTTTCTAATGACTTCTACCAGCGTGACGATGTATTACAGGTTAGCCAGGACTTGCTGGGAAAGCAATTGCTAACTTGCATTGACGGTAAGGTAACAGGAGGAGTTATCGTTGAAACAGAAGCTTACAAAGCACCAGAAGATAAGGCTTCGCACGCCTTTGGAAATAAAAGGACTTCCCGAACAGAAACTTTTTATAAGGCAGGTGGGGTAAGTTATGTTTATATGTGCTACGGAATCCATTTCCTTTTTAATATTATAACTAATAAAGTTGACGTGCCCCATGCAGTTCTGGTAAGGGCCATAGAGCCAATAGAGGGACTCGATATTATGATGGAACGTAGGAAGAAGAAAAAACTGGACTACACTTTAACTGCCGGCCCCGGAGCATTGTCTCAGGCTTTAGGAATAACTAAGTCGCACAATAACCTGTCTTTACAAGGTGATGCTATATGGATTGAAGACCAAGGCAAAGTTGTTGATGCCAATGATATCACAGCACGCCCCAGAGTCGGGATTGCTTATGCAGAAGAGTATGCTTTGAAACCATGGAGGTTTAGTATTAGTGGCAACAAATGGGTTAGCAAAGCAAAGTAA
- a CDS encoding SH3 domain-containing protein codes for MKNLYLTFFFVLFLIKQGIGQELYVTPENGLNLRSNASVGNNVVSKVPHGTKVEVLDNSNPEWYKVKYEDSEGFKVGYVSSQYLSEDKPRGSGRRKSSSRSSNRSSSNSNRNDSSSGSGNSGGGGSGDGDLGIGVRGGDPTGITAKKYFGDRAIEISIGRPAGWWYSDRYYHNRFRDYYYDYYNYNHHHHYSYYYDDIERHFSIALQVHYLIHKNLLEGEGIEGLQFYYGGGVQLRNWSYSYHYRRWVPYPYGGGRYVHERSRVNDVDLGVDFVIGLEYTIPDIPLSFFLDANLYTVLYRDIGFIGQFGIGGRFNF; via the coding sequence ATGAAAAATCTTTATCTCACTTTTTTCTTCGTTTTGTTTTTAATAAAACAAGGTATAGGGCAGGAGTTGTATGTGACTCCTGAAAATGGTCTAAATTTGCGGAGCAATGCCAGTGTTGGGAACAATGTAGTAAGCAAGGTGCCTCATGGTACTAAGGTGGAAGTGTTGGATAATAGCAATCCTGAGTGGTACAAGGTGAAGTATGAAGATAGCGAAGGTTTTAAAGTCGGTTATGTTTCTTCTCAATATTTAAGCGAGGATAAGCCCAGAGGCAGTGGCAGAAGAAAATCCTCTTCTAGGTCTAGTAACAGGTCGTCTTCAAATTCTAATAGGAACGATTCTTCTTCAGGTTCAGGCAATAGTGGTGGGGGAGGCTCTGGAGATGGAGATCTTGGTATTGGAGTTCGGGGTGGAGACCCAACGGGGATAACTGCGAAAAAGTATTTTGGAGATCGTGCCATTGAAATTAGCATTGGTCGCCCTGCTGGTTGGTGGTACTCTGACCGCTATTATCATAATCGTTTTAGAGATTACTATTATGATTATTATAACTATAATCATCACCATCATTATAGTTACTATTATGACGATATTGAACGTCATTTCTCTATAGCGCTACAGGTACATTATTTAATTCATAAAAATTTATTAGAGGGAGAGGGAATTGAAGGGCTTCAGTTTTATTATGGAGGAGGAGTACAATTAAGAAATTGGAGTTATAGCTATCATTATCGTAGGTGGGTTCCTTATCCTTATGGAGGAGGAAGATACGTGCATGAGCGGTCCCGAGTCAATGATGTAGACTTGGGAGTGGACTTTGTAATCGGTCTTGAATATACCATTCCAGATATACCATTATCTTTCTTTTTAGATGCTAACCTGTATACGGTCCTATACCGTGATATTGGTTTTATCGGACAATTTGGAATAGGAGGACGGTTTAACTTTTAA
- a CDS encoding rhomboid family intramembrane serine protease produces MSEEENYQNPERVSEVRPKKLADVVKFLVIINILVFLAQLYLDNNGFGITETFALFSFESEHFAIWQLVTHMFLHGGYLHLFLNMFILWMFGSALEYVWKPKKFIFYYFFTGIGAALLHGAVTMFTISQLESEVNDYKQDPSYSAFSEFVHEEIGELPETVPQQARVLQEMHELEEKWAEDPENEAYARRSEELMQGYLQFHINRPSLGASGAVFGILLAFGFLFPNQPVYIYFLFPIKAKYFVIFLGALELYVGVFEENNVANFAHLGGMIFGFILVKIWGEKPRI; encoded by the coding sequence ATGTCTGAAGAAGAAAATTACCAGAACCCAGAGCGAGTAAGTGAAGTACGACCAAAAAAATTAGCGGATGTTGTTAAATTTCTGGTAATTATTAACATTTTGGTATTTCTTGCCCAGCTTTACCTTGACAACAATGGCTTTGGGATTACAGAAACATTCGCACTGTTCAGTTTTGAATCCGAACATTTTGCTATTTGGCAATTAGTTACCCATATGTTTCTGCATGGAGGGTATTTGCACTTATTTCTAAACATGTTCATCCTATGGATGTTCGGATCTGCTCTTGAGTATGTATGGAAACCTAAGAAGTTTATATTTTATTACTTTTTCACAGGTATAGGTGCAGCGCTTCTCCATGGTGCAGTAACGATGTTTACAATTAGCCAGCTAGAATCTGAAGTAAACGATTACAAACAAGACCCAAGCTACTCAGCATTTTCAGAGTTTGTCCATGAAGAAATTGGAGAACTGCCAGAAACCGTTCCACAACAGGCACGTGTATTGCAGGAAATGCATGAACTAGAAGAAAAATGGGCTGAAGATCCAGAAAATGAAGCTTACGCCAGACGCTCAGAAGAGCTTATGCAAGGCTACCTTCAATTCCACATTAACAGGCCATCTTTAGGTGCATCAGGTGCTGTTTTTGGTATACTATTGGCTTTTGGATTTCTTTTCCCGAACCAACCAGTCTATATCTATTTCCTATTCCCAATCAAAGCAAAATACTTCGTCATTTTCTTAGGGGCGCTAGAACTTTATGTTGGGGTTTTTGAAGAAAATAATGTGGCAAACTTTGCTCACCTTGGTGGTATGATATTTGGTTTCATACTTGTGAAGATATGGGGTGAAAAACCTAGAATTTAA
- a CDS encoding NADH-quinone oxidoreductase subunit F, with amino-acid sequence MRTANIIGTTGLTGHFLLNQILEDEHFETVRVFTRRPTGTKHQKLEEHIINFDSPDEWKHLVQGDVLFSTLGTTLKKAGSKENQFKVDFQYQYEFAKAAAENKVPVYVLVSAPGANPSSIFFYSKIKGKLEQKVIDLDFKSIHILHPSILEGDRKENRFFESLGIRFMKLVNKLGLLKSYRPIHGKTLARAMLEASFKTYTVMRIYEPYRLFIMADQYLDRKRKGNTEG; translated from the coding sequence ATGCGGACAGCAAATATAATCGGAACAACAGGTTTAACCGGCCACTTTCTTCTAAACCAGATACTAGAAGACGAGCATTTCGAAACTGTGAGGGTTTTTACTAGGAGACCGACTGGCACAAAGCACCAAAAGCTAGAAGAACATATCATAAATTTTGATTCGCCAGATGAATGGAAGCATCTTGTTCAAGGCGATGTCCTTTTTTCTACTTTAGGAACTACATTAAAAAAAGCTGGGAGCAAAGAAAATCAGTTTAAGGTAGACTTCCAATATCAGTATGAGTTTGCCAAGGCAGCAGCAGAGAACAAAGTACCGGTTTATGTATTGGTCTCTGCCCCTGGAGCAAACCCCTCCTCCATTTTCTTTTATTCTAAAATCAAAGGAAAACTAGAGCAAAAAGTCATAGATTTAGACTTTAAAAGTATACATATTTTGCATCCCAGCATTCTAGAAGGAGACAGAAAAGAAAATAGGTTCTTTGAAAGCTTGGGCATCAGGTTCATGAAACTAGTCAACAAACTAGGTTTATTAAAAAGCTACCGTCCTATTCATGGCAAAACTCTGGCCAGGGCCATGCTAGAGGCGAGCTTTAAAACCTATACGGTAATGAGGATTTATGAACCTTATAGGTTATTCATAATGGCAGATCAATATCTGGACAGAAAGCGAAAAGGCAATACCGAAGGGTGA